The following are encoded together in the Brassica napus cultivar Da-Ae chromosome A9, Da-Ae, whole genome shotgun sequence genome:
- the LOC106368184 gene encoding protein GIGAS CELL1, translating to MAEARDRLEKPVDYAAIFANRRSHGVLLDEPASRLGVFEHPVRRLPSGSRVYPQPGGNYSSWRPGHGNGSGQSPFRFSQGRENVTMASARRGRGGASGSLLPSWYPRTPLRDITHIMRAIERKRRAGMGVESALGGETPSHQQVRFLETPVALAEDEHNCVMMTPAPAVGLKRSCPPSTAKVHKMLLDITKEISEEGEEAGFITPEKKLLNSIDVVEKIVMAEIQKLKSTPLAKRQEREKRVKTLMSMR from the exons ATGGCAGAGGCGAGAGATCGATTGGAGAAGCCGGTGGATTACGCGGCGATATTTGCCAACAGACGCAGTCACGGTGTGTTGCTCGACGAGCCAGCGTCGCGTCTCGGTGTGTTCGAACATCCAGTTCGCAGATTACCGTCGGGTTCTCGGGTGTATCCACAACCTGGAGGCAATTACAGTTCATGGAGGCCTGGTCATGGGAATGGGAGTGGTCAGAGTCCGTTTAGATTCTCCCAGGGAAGAGAGAATGTGACTATGGCGTCTGCTAGGCGTGGAAGAGGTGGTGCTTCAGGGAGTTTGTTACCTTCTTGGTACCCAAGGACGCCTCTACGTGATATAACTCACATTATGCGG GCTATtgagagaaaaagaagagcTGGTATGGGAGTAGAGAGTGCCCTGGGGGGTGAGACTCCATCTCACCAACAAGTTCGTTTTCTTGAAACTCCGGTCGCATTGGCGGAAGATGAGCACAATTGCGTAATGATGACACCTGCTCCAGCTGTGGGATTGAAGCGTAGTTGCCCACCATCAACCGCTAAAGTCCATAAGATGTTGCTTGACATCACAAAGGAGATATCTGAGGAGGGAGAAGAAGCAGGGTTCATCACACCAGAGAAGAAGCTACTCAATTCTATCGACGTGGTGGAGAAGATTGTGATGGCGGAGATTCAGAAACTGAAGAGCACTCCTCTTGCGAAAAGGCAAGAGCGGGAGAAGAGGGTCAAGACTTTGATGTCTATGCGATGA
- the LOC106368183 gene encoding SUMO-conjugating enzyme SCE1, whose product MASGIARGRLAEERKSWRKNHPHGFVAKPETLTDGSVNLMVWHCTIPGKAGTDWEGGYFPLTMHFSEDYPSKPPKCKFPPGFFHPNVYPSGTVCLSILNEDSGWRPAITVKQILVGIQDLLDTPNPADPAQTDGYHLFIQDAVEYKKRVKLQSKQYPPIV is encoded by the exons ATGGCTAGTGGAATCGCTCGTGGTCGTTTGGCTGAGGAAAGGAAATCGTGGAGGAAGAATCATCCTCAT GGGTTTGTGGCGAAGCCGGAGACTTTGACTGATGGGTCTGTGAATCTGATGGTGTGGCATTGCACTATTCCTGGTAAAGCTGGG ACTGATTGGGAAGGTGGATACTTTCCATTAACGATGCACTTCAGCGAGGACTATCCAAGCAAGCCTCCAAAATGCAAATTCCCACCAGGCTTTTTCCACCCTAATGTCTATCCATCAGGAACAGTCTGTCTCTCCATCCTTAACGAGGATTCC GGATGGAGACCAGCCATCACAGTGAAGCAGATTCTTGTCGGTATTCAGGATTTACTTGACACCCCTAACCCCGCTGACCCTGCACAAACTGATGGTTACCATCTCTTCATTCAG GATGCAGTTGAGTACAAGAAAAGGGTTAAGCTGCAGTCCAAGCAGTATCCTCCCATTGTCTAA